Proteins from a genomic interval of Solea solea chromosome 10, fSolSol10.1, whole genome shotgun sequence:
- the LOC131467381 gene encoding uncharacterized protein LOC131467381, with translation MLSMILLHVLIISSVMTTVTGQTTTVAAATTTTAAAATTTVAAAATTTVAAAATTTTAAAATTTVATTSAAAPAARAGVTFMSGLILCHVSVSLLKLFAVA, from the exons ATGCTGTCGATGATTCTGCTGCACGTCCTGATCATAT CATCCGTCATGACAACCGTCACTGGCCAGACGACGACGGTCGCGGCGGCGACGACGACGACTGCCGCCGCTGCCACGACGActgtcgccgccgccgccacgaCAACAGtggccgccgccgccaccacgacgaccgccgccgccgccacgaCGACTGTAGCCACCACGAGCGCCGCCGCCCCGGCTGCACGTGCTGGGGTCACGTTCATGAGCGGCCTGATACTGTGTCACGTCAGCGTGTCGCTGCTCAAGCTCTTCGCCGTGGCGTGA